GTATGGATCGAGTCACAGGGGACCACATGGGCATGCTGGCCACTGTGATGAACGCTTTGGCCATGCGCGATGCGCTGGAACGTGCCAATATTTCAGCCATCGTGATGTCCGCTATTTCTATGGTTGGCGTGACGGATCATTACGATCGTCGCAAAGCCATGCGCCACCTCAATGCCAAAGACGTTGTGATTTTTGCTGCCGGTACCGGTAACCCTTTTTTCACTACCGATTCGGCAGCCTGTCTGCGAGCAATCGAAATTGACGCAGACGTAGTGCTCAAAGCGACTAAGGTCGATGGCGTTTACACTGCAGATCCGTTCAAAGACCCGCATGCCGAGAAGTTCGATCATCTGACCTACGATGAAGTGCTGGATCGCAAGCTGGGCGTGATGGATCTGACGGCCATATGCCTGTGCCGTGACCACAAGATGCCGTTGCGCGTATTTAACATGAATAAGCCCGGCGCCCTGCTGAATATTGTGCACGGCGGCGCTGAGGGAACTCTGATCGAGGAAGGCCAACAATGATCAATGAAATCAAGAAAGATGCCCAAGCCCGTATGCAGAAGAGCCTTGAGTCTCTGGCTCATGCATTCAGTCGTATTCGTACTGGCCAGGCCCACCCAAGTATTCTCGGTGGGGTGATGGTGCCTTACTACGGTGCAGATACTCCGCTGAATCAGGTGGCGAACGTTACGGTCAAAGATTCACGCACCCTGCAAGTCGTTGCGTTTGAACGCAACATGTTGGGAGCCGTTGACAAAGCGATTCAAAGTTCAGGGTTAGGTTTCAACCCAACGAACCTGGGCGAGTTGTTGCTGATCTCCATGCCTGCCCTGACCGAAGAGACCCGCAAGGGTTTCACCAAGCAAGCACGCGATGCAGCGGAAGATGCTCGGGTGGCGGTGCGCAACATTCGTCGAGATTCGCTGAGTCAGTTCAAGGATCTTATTAAAGAGAAAGAAATCAGCGAAGACGAAGAACGTCGTGCCGCTGATGACATCCAAAAGTTGACCGACAAGTTTGTGGCGGATATCGAAACCGCTGTGAAACAAAAAGAAGCGGACCTGATGGCCGTATAAAGGGTCAGTGCGTTTTTATGGATAAGACCAAACAGGCTTTACTGTCATCGATACCGCGACATGTCGCGATTATCATGGATGGTAATAATCGTTGGGCGAAGAAGCGTCTTTTACCCGGTATCGCCGGGCACAAAGCTGGCGTAGACGCCGTTCGTGCGGTCATTGAGGTTTGCGCTGAAGCCAAGGTCGAAGTATTGACCTTGTTCGCTTTTTCCAGTGAGAACTGGCAGCGCCCGGCCGAAGAAGTCGGGGCTTTGATGGAGCTTTTTTTCACCGCCTTGCGCCGTGAGACACGGCGCCTGAACGATAACTCCATCAGCCTGCGAATTATCGGAGATCGTTCTCGGTTCCACCCCGAGCTGCAGGCTGCTATGCGCGAAGCTGAATTGCAGACTGCCGGCAACGATCGTTTTGTGCTGCAAATTGCGGCCAATTACGGTGGGCAATGGGATATCGCTCAGGCGGCGCAGCGCCTTGCTCGCGAGGTTCAAGCCGGGCATCTTCAGCCGCAAGACATCACGCCGGAACTGTTGCAAACCTGTTTGGCAACCGGCGATTTGCCGTTGCCGGATTTATGCATCCGTACCGGTGGCGAACATCGCATCAGCAATTTTTTACTTTGGCAGCTTGCCTACTCAGAACTGTATTTCTCCGACCTGTTTTGGCCGGACTTCAAGCACGATGCCATGCGCACGGCACTGGCAGATTTTGCTTCCCGCCAACGTCGCTTCGGTAAAACGAGTGAGCAAATAGAAGCTGGAGCCCGGGCTTAATGTTGAAACAACGAATAATCACAGCGCTGATCCTATTGCCTATTGCCTTGTTTGGCTTTTTTCTCCTCGAAGGTGCGAGTTTTGCGGTGTTCATCGGTGTGGTTGTGACACTGGGTGCTTGGGAATGGGCACGTTTGGCAGGGTTTACCGCTCAGGTCGCTCGAATCATTTACGCGGCTTTGATCGCTGCATTGTTATGGCTTATGTACGTATTGCCGGATCTGGCGCCTTGGGTTCTGGGTGCTGCAGTTCTATGGTGGCTATTGGCAACGTTCCTTGTGTTGACCTTCCCCGAGACCAGTCGTCATTGGTCTAGCGCGGCCTGCAAGTTGGTGATCGGTTTATTGATACTGCTGCCGGCCTGGCAGGGACTGGTACTGATCAAGCAGTGGGAACTGGGTAACTGGTTGATCCTGTCAGTCATGGTACTGGTCTGGGGCGCAGATATCGGTGCGTATTTTTCAGGCAAGGCCTTCGGCAAGCGCAAGCTAGCGGCGAAAGTCAGCCCAGGCAAGAGTTGGGAGGGATTGTTTGGCGGCTTACTTGCCAGTTTATTGATCACCACTGTCGTTGGTATCTTTCGCGGTTGGTCCGGCTCGCAGTTTGCCCTTGGTTTGCTTGGCGCTGCCGTAGTGGTACTGATTTCGGTGGTCGGTGATTTGACCGAAAGCATGTTCAAGCGTCAGTCCGGGGTCAAAGACAGCAGTAACCTGCTTCCCGGCCACGGCGGGGTACTGGATCGAATTGACAGTTTGACGGCCGCTATTCCAGTTTTTGCGGTGCTGCTCTGGTCCGCTAACTGGGGTGTGATGTGAAAAAGCTTCAACAGATCACCGTGCTGGGTGCCACCGGCTCGGTGGGCCTTAGCACGCTGGACGTTATTGCTCGCCATCCGGATCTCTATCAGGTGTTCGCTCTAACAGGCTTCAGCCGATTGAAAGAGCTGCTTGCGCTGTGCGTGCTCCATTCTCCACGGTTTGCTGTGGTCCCGCAGTTGCACTTGGCACGCGGGCTACAGGATGCCTTAGCGGCAGCTGGTCTCGATACACGAGTGCTGGTGGGAGAGGATGGTCTCTGTGAGGTCGCAGCTCACTCACAAGTTGATACGGTGCTGGCAGCCATTGTTGGCGCAGCTGGGTTGCGTCCGACGTTGGCAGCGGTAGAGACGGGCAAGAAGGTTTTACTTGCTAACAAAGAAGCCTTGGTTATGTCTGGTGCTCTGTTCATGCAGGCGGTGCGTCGTAGCGGCGCCGTGCTGTTGCCGATAGACAGTGAACACAACGCTATTTTTCAATGCTTGCCTGCTGACTGTTCCAGTGGTTTGGGCGCGGTCGGCGTACGCCGTATCCTACTGACCGCATCTGGTGGTCCTTTTCGTGAAACGCCTCTTGCAGAGCTGATGAGCGTTTCACCTGAGCAGGCGTGTGCTCATCCAAATTGGTCGATGGGGCGCAAGATTTCTGTAGACTCCGCAACCATGATGAACAAAGGGCTCGAATTGATTGAGGCCTGTTGGTTGTTCGATGCCCGGCCTAGCCAGATTGAAGTAGTGATCCATCCGCAAAGTGTCATCCACTCCATGGTTGATTATGTGGATGGTTCGGTGTTGGCTCAGTTGGGCAACCCTGACATGCGCACGCCGATTGCCCATGCTTTGGCTTGGCCGCAGCGGATTGATTCAGGTGTGGCGCCGCTTAATCTATTCAGCATCGCGCGTTTGGATTTTCAAGCGCCGGATGAAGATCGATTTCCGTGTCTTCGTTTAGCCAGGCAAGCGGCAGATGCCGGTAATAGCGCGCCGGCTGTGCTAAACGCAGCCAATGAAGTTGCAGTGGCAGCATTTCTTGATCGACGCATCCGCTACCCCGAGATCGCGAGTATCATTGACGAGGTTTTGAATCTTGAACCCGTCATCGCAGTTTCAGAATTGGATGAAGTGTTCGAGATTAATTCGAAAGCTCGCGCTTTGGCTGAGCATTGGCTCACTCGTAGCGGGCGATAAAGGCAATTGGCTACAGGTACAGTTCGGCACGGAGGAAGTTGATGAGCGCGCTCTATATGATTGTTGGCACCCTGGTCGCACTAGGCGTGCTGGTGACCTTTCACGAATTTGGCCACTTTTGGGTAGCCCGGCGTTGTGGCGTCAAAGTTTTGCGTTTCTCGGTAGGATTTGGCATGCCGCTTCTTCGTTGGCATGACCGTAAAGGCACTGAATATGTGTTAGCTGCCATTCCCTTGGGCGGCTATGTAAAAATGCTCGATGAGCGCGAAGGCGAAGTGCCCCCGGATTTAGTCCACCAATCGTTCAATCGTAAAACCGTTTATCAGCGTATTGCCATCGTTATTGCCGGGCCGGCTGCGAACTTTTTGTTGGCTATTGTGTTTTTCTGGTTTTTGGCAATGCTTGGTAGCCAGCAAGTACGTCCGGTCATCGGCGGGGTTGAGTCAGGCAGTCTTGCGGACAAAGCTGGTTTGAGTTCGGGGCAAGAAATCGTTGCGGTCGATGGCGAGCCGACCTCGGGCTGGGCTGCCGTTAATCTACAGCTGGTGCGGCGCCTGGGTGAAAGCGGAGTTATCGCTTTGCAAGTACACGAGCAGGGCTCGACCGTTGATTCTCCGCACCAATTGACGCTAAATAATTGGCTTAAAGGTGCCGATGAGCCGGACCCGATTCGTTCGTTGGGTATTCGACCTTGGCGTCCTGCGTTGGCGCCGGTGTTGGCGGAGTTGGATCCGAAAGGCCCGGCGCAAGCCGCTGGTCTGAAGACTGGCGACCGTCTACTGGCGATCGACGAGCAACCTGTGAGTGATTGGCAGCAAGTGGTTGATTCGGTTCGTCTGAAACCGGAGGGAAAGATTTCCCTGCGTATTGAACGTGACGGTGCGCAATTAGAACTACCTGTGACGCTGGCTACTAAAGGCGACGGTAAGGCTACGACCGGCTATCTCGGGGCTGGCGTCAAAGGTGTCGATTGGCCACCGGAGATGTTGCGTGAGGTTAGATTCGGGCCTGTGGCCGCTATTGGTGAGGGCGTCAGGCGCACTTGGACCATGAGTGTGTTGACCCTTGATTCGCTGAGAAAAATGTTGTTCGGCGAGCTATCTGTAAAAAACTTGAGCGGACCGATAACCATTGCTAAAGTGGCGGGCGCTTCGGCCCAGTCGGGGGTAGGTGATTTTATAAATTTCCTCGCCTATCTGAGCATTAGCCTAGGGGTTCTCAATTTGTTGCCTATTCCAGTATTGGATGGGGGGCATCTATTGTTCTACCTGGTCGAGTGGGCGCGGGGTCGCCCATTGTCTGATCGGGTGCAGGGTTGGGGGGTTCAGATCGGGATTAGCTTAGTGGTCGGGGTAATGCTACTCGCCTTGGTCAACGATCTGGGTCGACTATAAAGCTTCGCTGTGTTGCGAATCTGCCGCATTTTGCGGCAGTTTGTTTATTGCCAGTTGGAATAAGAAAGGACTTCATGAAACGTCTGCTGCTAACTGCGGTTCTTGCCGTACTGATGATCGCCGAAGTTCACGCCGAGTCCTTCACTATCTCCGATATCCGTGTCAATGGCCTCCAGCGGGTCTCCGCTGGCAGCGTCTTTGGCGCCTTGCCGCTGAACGTCGGCGAGTC
The nucleotide sequence above comes from Pseudomonas sp. AB6. Encoded proteins:
- the pyrH gene encoding UMP kinase translates to MAQQGSGYQARYKRILLKLSGEALMGSEEFGIDPKVLDRMALEVGQLVGIGVQVGLVIGGGNLFRGAALSAAGMDRVTGDHMGMLATVMNALAMRDALERANISAIVMSAISMVGVTDHYDRRKAMRHLNAKDVVIFAAGTGNPFFTTDSAACLRAIEIDADVVLKATKVDGVYTADPFKDPHAEKFDHLTYDEVLDRKLGVMDLTAICLCRDHKMPLRVFNMNKPGALLNIVHGGAEGTLIEEGQQ
- the frr gene encoding ribosome recycling factor, translating into MINEIKKDAQARMQKSLESLAHAFSRIRTGQAHPSILGGVMVPYYGADTPLNQVANVTVKDSRTLQVVAFERNMLGAVDKAIQSSGLGFNPTNLGELLLISMPALTEETRKGFTKQARDAAEDARVAVRNIRRDSLSQFKDLIKEKEISEDEERRAADDIQKLTDKFVADIETAVKQKEADLMAV
- the uppS gene encoding polyprenyl diphosphate synthase, producing the protein MDKTKQALLSSIPRHVAIIMDGNNRWAKKRLLPGIAGHKAGVDAVRAVIEVCAEAKVEVLTLFAFSSENWQRPAEEVGALMELFFTALRRETRRLNDNSISLRIIGDRSRFHPELQAAMREAELQTAGNDRFVLQIAANYGGQWDIAQAAQRLAREVQAGHLQPQDITPELLQTCLATGDLPLPDLCIRTGGEHRISNFLLWQLAYSELYFSDLFWPDFKHDAMRTALADFASRQRRFGKTSEQIEAGARA
- a CDS encoding phosphatidate cytidylyltransferase; the protein is MLKQRIITALILLPIALFGFFLLEGASFAVFIGVVVTLGAWEWARLAGFTAQVARIIYAALIAALLWLMYVLPDLAPWVLGAAVLWWLLATFLVLTFPETSRHWSSAACKLVIGLLILLPAWQGLVLIKQWELGNWLILSVMVLVWGADIGAYFSGKAFGKRKLAAKVSPGKSWEGLFGGLLASLLITTVVGIFRGWSGSQFALGLLGAAVVVLISVVGDLTESMFKRQSGVKDSSNLLPGHGGVLDRIDSLTAAIPVFAVLLWSANWGVM
- the ispC gene encoding 1-deoxy-D-xylulose-5-phosphate reductoisomerase, yielding MKKLQQITVLGATGSVGLSTLDVIARHPDLYQVFALTGFSRLKELLALCVLHSPRFAVVPQLHLARGLQDALAAAGLDTRVLVGEDGLCEVAAHSQVDTVLAAIVGAAGLRPTLAAVETGKKVLLANKEALVMSGALFMQAVRRSGAVLLPIDSEHNAIFQCLPADCSSGLGAVGVRRILLTASGGPFRETPLAELMSVSPEQACAHPNWSMGRKISVDSATMMNKGLELIEACWLFDARPSQIEVVIHPQSVIHSMVDYVDGSVLAQLGNPDMRTPIAHALAWPQRIDSGVAPLNLFSIARLDFQAPDEDRFPCLRLARQAADAGNSAPAVLNAANEVAVAAFLDRRIRYPEIASIIDEVLNLEPVIAVSELDEVFEINSKARALAEHWLTRSGR
- the rseP gene encoding sigma E protease regulator RseP, with amino-acid sequence MSALYMIVGTLVALGVLVTFHEFGHFWVARRCGVKVLRFSVGFGMPLLRWHDRKGTEYVLAAIPLGGYVKMLDEREGEVPPDLVHQSFNRKTVYQRIAIVIAGPAANFLLAIVFFWFLAMLGSQQVRPVIGGVESGSLADKAGLSSGQEIVAVDGEPTSGWAAVNLQLVRRLGESGVIALQVHEQGSTVDSPHQLTLNNWLKGADEPDPIRSLGIRPWRPALAPVLAELDPKGPAQAAGLKTGDRLLAIDEQPVSDWQQVVDSVRLKPEGKISLRIERDGAQLELPVTLATKGDGKATTGYLGAGVKGVDWPPEMLREVRFGPVAAIGEGVRRTWTMSVLTLDSLRKMLFGELSVKNLSGPITIAKVAGASAQSGVGDFINFLAYLSISLGVLNLLPIPVLDGGHLLFYLVEWARGRPLSDRVQGWGVQIGISLVVGVMLLALVNDLGRL